One Chiloscyllium punctatum isolate Juve2018m chromosome 19, sChiPun1.3, whole genome shotgun sequence genomic window carries:
- the LOC140491624 gene encoding vitronectin-like isoform X1 has protein sequence MKPVIVLVACSFLSTISADRGSCVGRCDKSFNPLQKCQCDNMCKFYTSCCEDYDTVCKRVRGDVFHMAEDEYVDILDSPTVDYGTVIPDYFDVTVQPEPEPTGEPEPEPSREPEPEPTGEPEPEPEPTAEPEPEPTGEPEPAPSLEPEPQREPVDLCTSRQPIDAFTDLKNGSIYAFQGEYFYELDKYSVISDYPRLISEVWGMRGPVDAAFTRINCEGKTYIFKGDSYWRFSDGILERDFPRLIKDGFPGIPNNIDASLAVPACNIDGKERVYFFKGNSYWEYVFQNQPTQKECADSLISDVFLRYSDMDSSWEDVFIRLFADTSNVGASEPRLISENWHGIPGRVDSAMIGKLFFIRQFPSLGWHKPRKPKKQRKFLRWNRRRQQRRKQSSSMDMDLFSLIPSQSVYFFVKDKYYRVDLDTKRVASARPSYPRSIARYWFKCMEQPLTHE, from the exons ATGAAGCCTGTGATTGTTCTTGTGGCCTGCTCCTTCCTTAGCACTATATCGGCTGATCGAG GGTCTTGTGTTGGTCGCTGTGACAAGAGCTTCAATCCTTTACAGAAATGTCAGTGCGATAACATGTGCAAATTCTACACGAGCTGCTGTGAGGATTACGATACTGTCTGTAAAAGAG TTCGTGGGGATGTGTTCCACATGGCTGAGGATGAATATGTTGATATCTTGGACTCCCCCACTGTGGACTATGGGACGGTCATACCAGATTATTTTGATGTGACAGTACAACCAGAGCCGGAACCGACTGGGGAACCAGAGCCGGAACCGAGTAGGGAACCAGAGCCGGAACCGACTGGGGAACCAGAGCCGGAACCAGAACCGACTGCAGAACCAGAGCCGGAACCGACTGGGGAACCAGAGCCAGCACCAAGTTTGGAGCCAGAACCACAGCGGGAACCAGTTGATCTCTGCACCAGTAGACAACCCATTGATGCATTCACAGATCTCAAGAATGGATCGATCTACGCTTTCCAGG GAGAATATTTTTATGAACTGGACAAGTACAGTGTTATTTCAGACTATCCCAGACTGATAAGTGAAGTGTGGGGAATGCGTGGTCCAGTTGATGCCGCATTCACACGAATTAACTGTGAGGGAAAAACCTACATTTTCAAG GGTGATTCTTACTGGCGGTTTTCTGATGGAATTCTGGAACGTGATTTCCCAAGACTGATCAAGGATGGCTTCCCTGGCATTCCAAACAATATTGATGCCTCACTGGCAGTGCCTGCCTGCAATATTGATGGTAAAGAGCGAGTTTATTTCTTCAAAG GGAATTCCTATTGGGAATATGTCTTCCAAAACCAGCCAACCCAGAAGGAGTGTGCTGATTCATTGATCTCTGACGTGTTTCTGAGGTACTCAGATATGGACAGCAGTTGGGAGGATGTCTTTATCCGCCTCTTCGCAGATACTTCAAACG TTGGTGCCAGTGAGCCCAGGTTGATCAGTGAAAATTGGCATGGCATCCCAGGCAGGGTGGACTCTGCCATGATTGGGAAACTCTTCTTCATCCGCCAATTCCCAAGTCTTGGCTGGCACAAGCCGAGGAAGCCCAAGAAGCAGAGGAAGTTCTTGAGGTGGAACCGAAGGAGACAACAGCGGAGGAAGCAGTCCTCGAGCATGGATATGGATCTGTTCTCGCTCATCCCCAGCCAGAGTGTCTACTTCTTTGTGAAAG
- the LOC140491624 gene encoding vitronectin-like isoform X2: protein MKPVIVLVACSFLSTISADRGSCVGRCDKSFNPLQKCQCDNMCKFYTSCCEDYDTVCKRVRGDVFHMAEDEYVDILDSPTVDYGTVIPDYFDVTVQPEPEPTGEPEPEPKPTAEPEPEPTGEPEPAPSLEPEPQREPVDLCTSRQPIDAFTDLKNGSIYAFQGEYFYELDKYSVISDYPRLISEVWGMRGPVDAAFTRINCEGKTYIFKGDSYWRFSDGILERDFPRLIKDGFPGIPNNIDASLAVPACNIDGKERVYFFKGNSYWEYVFQNQPTQKECADSLISDVFLRYSDMDSSWEDVFIRLFADTSNVGASEPRLISENWHGIPGRVDSAMIGKLFFIRQFPSLGWHKPRKPKKQRKFLRWNRRRQQRRKQSSSMDMDLFSLIPSQSVYFFVKDKYYRVDLDTKRVASARPSYPRSIARYWFKCMEQPLTHE, encoded by the exons ATGAAGCCTGTGATTGTTCTTGTGGCCTGCTCCTTCCTTAGCACTATATCGGCTGATCGAG GGTCTTGTGTTGGTCGCTGTGACAAGAGCTTCAATCCTTTACAGAAATGTCAGTGCGATAACATGTGCAAATTCTACACGAGCTGCTGTGAGGATTACGATACTGTCTGTAAAAGAG TTCGTGGGGATGTGTTCCACATGGCTGAGGATGAATATGTTGATATCTTGGACTCCCCCACTGTGGACTATGGGACGGTCATACCAGATTATTTTGATGTGACAGTACAACCAGAGCCGGAACCGACTGGGGAACCAGAGCCGGAACCGA AACCGACTGCAGAACCAGAGCCGGAACCGACTGGGGAACCAGAGCCAGCACCAAGTTTGGAGCCAGAACCACAGCGGGAACCAGTTGATCTCTGCACCAGTAGACAACCCATTGATGCATTCACAGATCTCAAGAATGGATCGATCTACGCTTTCCAGG GAGAATATTTTTATGAACTGGACAAGTACAGTGTTATTTCAGACTATCCCAGACTGATAAGTGAAGTGTGGGGAATGCGTGGTCCAGTTGATGCCGCATTCACACGAATTAACTGTGAGGGAAAAACCTACATTTTCAAG GGTGATTCTTACTGGCGGTTTTCTGATGGAATTCTGGAACGTGATTTCCCAAGACTGATCAAGGATGGCTTCCCTGGCATTCCAAACAATATTGATGCCTCACTGGCAGTGCCTGCCTGCAATATTGATGGTAAAGAGCGAGTTTATTTCTTCAAAG GGAATTCCTATTGGGAATATGTCTTCCAAAACCAGCCAACCCAGAAGGAGTGTGCTGATTCATTGATCTCTGACGTGTTTCTGAGGTACTCAGATATGGACAGCAGTTGGGAGGATGTCTTTATCCGCCTCTTCGCAGATACTTCAAACG TTGGTGCCAGTGAGCCCAGGTTGATCAGTGAAAATTGGCATGGCATCCCAGGCAGGGTGGACTCTGCCATGATTGGGAAACTCTTCTTCATCCGCCAATTCCCAAGTCTTGGCTGGCACAAGCCGAGGAAGCCCAAGAAGCAGAGGAAGTTCTTGAGGTGGAACCGAAGGAGACAACAGCGGAGGAAGCAGTCCTCGAGCATGGATATGGATCTGTTCTCGCTCATCCCCAGCCAGAGTGTCTACTTCTTTGTGAAAG